GGCTACGAGTAACCGTTATACCATGATATTAAGAACTGAGGCAAGTGAGAACTATGCTATGATTTATCAAGACATGACCATGAGCCTGAAATGACTGGCTCTATAGAGCTACAAGGAACCAAGCTTACCTAGGTTAGAATGATAGAAACTCATCCGAGGCGCCGCTTAAAACCCCCTACCACGTCTCTTTATGACAGGCTTTTTGACTGCACCTTGTGTTACAAACTTCTTACCGTCTGCCCCTatcttcttgctcttcttttgAGTCCGATCTTCTTCTATCTGTTTCCTTTCCTCGTCCTTCCGCTTGTCATCAGCCATCTTggcctcaatctccatcTTTCGGTTGAATTCTGTTTCAGTGATTCGTTTATCCCGAACCGAATAACCCTTTTCCTTAACCGAGTAGAAGACACCACCGAGATCTGCAAGCCAGTGGGGGTCCACGGCTGTCACTGTTGAAACATAAACCTTGGAAGTGAGGATCAACTCGTGGTAAACGATGTAATCCGGTGGATGCCCTGCATACAATGCGCTTGTTGGGTGCAGCTGCACACCGAGGTTGGTGCGCAGGTTGATGTATTCGCCTGAGCCTTTGTATTTGGCTGCTTGGTGGTAGTATCCCGAGCAAATGCACTTGCGGACAATGTCCCAGTCCATCCCACAGCTTGTCAATTCCATCTTTTGCATACGGACAATATCCAAAAGCTGTTCACGAATTTCCTTGGCCCGCCTCAAAGATTTCGGGTGCAGAAAGTGCTTAACACACCAACCGTCGGAGTAACCGTTGGCCTTCCAGTTTGTGTAAACCTGTAGGTATGTCAAATGATCTGACTCATGCACCCAGAATTTCTCGCGGGCagcatcagcttcttcttgtctctctttCGGTCGGTAGAAAACGTTTGGCACGGACAGCATAGAAACAATGGTAATCATCTCTTCACTGCAGCCATATTCTTCCGCTGTaatgagaagcttggccaGCGAGGGGTCCATGGGAAAAGCACTCATTTTCCTTCCAAGATCAGTAAGCTCACCGAGATTGTCAAGCGCACCAAGGGCCCATAAGTCAAACATTGATGTTGTGATAGTGTCTTGCGGAGGAGGGTCCATaaagtcaaagtccaagaGGTCCTTGACGCCGAGAgatttcaacatcaagacagTGTTAGCAAGGTTCGTGCGCTGGATTTCAGGAATAGTCTGTAAGTACAGATCTTCCTTGAACTCCTTTTCTGAGTACAGTCGAAAGGCCTTTCCAGGCCCGGTTCGACCGGCTCGTCCTGAACGTTGCGAGGCGTTGGCCTGCGAGATGGGTGTGATCTGAAGCGTATCCATGCCGATTTTCGGATTGTAGACTTTCATCTTGGAGTAGCCAGCATCCACGACGTATTTAATACCATCGACCGTCAAACTAGTTTCAGCAATGTTGGTGGCAACAATGCATTTTCGGACACCAGGCGCAGCTTTGTCGAAAATCTTTGCTTGCAGATCTGCAGGCATTTGACTGTATATTGGTAAGATACTCAGCTTTGGGGGGTCGTTGAGGGCATCAAGTCGTTTTTGGATAAGCTCGCAAGTGATTTCgatgtcttcttggcctgtCATGAATACTAAAATATCGCCAGGGCCCATTGAAACATGAATTGACAACACTTGATGAACTGCCTGGTCCACATAATCCTCGACGGGAGACCGATGGAACATGACGTCGACTGGGAAAGTTCGTCCAGGAATGATGAACTCAGGTGCACCACCAAAGAAGTCTGAGAAGCGTTTCGAGTTCATGGTGGCCGAAGTGACGATGAGCTTCAGGTCGCGACGCCTCTGTAAAATCTTCTTGAACAAACCCATTAGGATATCTGTGTTCAAGGCACGCTCGTGGGCCTCGTCCATGATGACACATGAATATCGATCTAGATCAGGCTCGTTGAGGGATTCTCGCAAGAGAACACCATCGGTCATGTATTTGATGACAGTCTCTTTGCTGGTGCAGTCTTCAAAGCGAATCGCATAACCGACCGTGCTTCCTAACTCaacctccatctcttcagcaaCACGCTTGGCTACACTCATTGCAGCTACGCGTCGCGGTTGTGTACATCCAATCATGCCCGTCTTTCCATATCCATCCTCTTGGAGGAACTGTGTCAGCTGTGTCGTCTTGCCAGAACCTGTCTCACCAACACAGATAACAACTTGGTTTTCTCTAATGACACTGAGAAGGTCTTCACGAACTGCAAATGCAGGCAGATATTCCCGTTGCTCCCGTAAGGTTTTGCTCTGGCTGAAGTTACTCGCGCCATCGGCCTTCTTCATATGTGCGCTGAATTTGTTACCCTTGCGCTCACTCGGGTCGGCGTTATCCTCAGCAGGTACTGGCAGTGCAGAAtcgccgtcttcctcttttgCACCCATAATGTTTCCAAGAGTCGTTCCGGTCATGCTTGtggcttccttggcttgCCGTTGACGTTCTCTCTGCTGCCTTGCTTCCTTCACCACCTTACTGCCCTTGCGACTGAAAACGGCCATATGACTCTGAGGATCTTTAACAGCTGGAATTGGTTCTAGTTGCTTTGTGAAAATAGTTCGTCCGTCAAGAAAGGGTGGCCGTAGATCGTGTACCAGAAGATGAACTCTAATcgagtcatcatcgtcaatgaaGTCGGATGTCATATCCCGTCTTTGCGCGACGCCTGATTGCAGCATTCGGTTCGTTTCCCAAGCATCATTCTCTCGGTTCCTCTGGTCTCGCCGCGCGTCGAAACGACTAGTCATCTTTTCGTGTCGGGCGGTTTCCTGTTGCTGTCCTTCCCAGGAGTCGTAGGAGGCGAATGGGTTATGGGCTTCATCTCCAAAACTGTGACCGCCAAATTCATCACCTCCGTACCAGTCTCGGTCTAACGCCTTTGAATCCTCCTCGGTCGGTCCTATATTTCGGGGCGGTGGTGTAGAAGCATAACGCGATTGTGCCCTGTGGGGAGTTGAGGTGCGCGAATCATTCTGAAATCTTTGGCGAGGTGTATCAAGTCGTCTCCTCTTTGGATTTGGGTTATACCCATCGTACTCTCGATCCTCCGCCATTGTGTTGACTTGTAAGTTATCTGTCGATGCTTGGACTTTTTATTGCGACTGAAGAGTTAGACCCAGATAAGCAAGCCGATAATGATCACGTGGATACTACGACTTGATTGtaaggtacggagtaggaTAACTTGGTAATAAGAATGCCCGAAATTTGACAAAGAATTCAAACACATCACATATCTGTTGAAGCAAGTCCTTTAGCGTAGCTTTAGATGTATCGCAGGATAGGATATTTTTGTGTCTCATGATGTCAATGCTTAGACAATTAAGGCATGGTAACATGCGAGGCTCGTCTTGATGAAACACCTTTCTGTCCACGCTATGACTGAGTGCACGCGTACGTGATATTGCGGCATTCCTTTCTGGAAACACAGATTATATCCGGTGGAACAAACTGATACAAGTATTGGACGACTTTAATCATGATTTTGTTGCATGGGCTTTGTGTCAGGCCTCGTTATTACCAATTTTCAACGAGTAACAACAAagtcattctcatcctcgatgaTTTGCCGAACTTCCTGGGAGACTCTAACTACACGAGCAGATCTTGGGCCATTGTCTACATCCTTGAAGAATTTCGATAGGATTTCTTCACTGGCTTGAGCCTCGCCCTCGACCTATGAAAGCTCTATATTAGCCAATGCCAACTTGCCGGGGGCTTATATGCACCTTTTCATCCTTCGTGTTTCGACACCATCCCGTCACTCCGTACTCttgggccttcttctgagtAAAATACCTGCTATGCATCAGATGCGATGCCTCGGAATTTGTTATCTCAAAGAACCATACCGGAAACCAACACCTGGGTAGATGACGTCAGTTTGAGTGAATACTACATAACATGTTAAAAACAGGCATACCTTGAACACGTCCCTCAACGGCAAAATAGACCTTTTAAAAGGTTAGCTCTGGCTTCATAATCATTGTGAAAGATGGCTCACACGTTTCGACATATTAGCAGGTCACAGTTTAATAGGCGATATATACTAAGGTTATTGTAGAATAAaagtcaagcttgatgcttgggaagggttggagaagagctAGAGCTTCTTAGCAATCAATGATAAATATGAAAACACGGTGACTTTCTTCGCCTGTGAGATATGATCTAACCTTTATGTCAATTGCTTGCTTTCTAGGTTCCTAGCGGATAGATATGTCGGGTTTAATAGGTCGCTTACAATGGAAGGAAGGTGCATGGGCGTTGAGCTtaggttgatgatgataagataaggtGAGTTCTAAACCTCCACTGATGTCACTCATCAAATCCGTGCGTTTCCACTGACTAAACCAGCACCTTTATCCCTTGTTTGCAGCGCGAAGACATCACTTGTTACAGGGCCCGCGCGCAGACACATCGAGATATTTATGGAAGTCCACTCCTCGGAGCCGGCTACAGAGCCAGTCCGATTCCG
This genomic interval from Fusarium verticillioides 7600 chromosome 1, whole genome shotgun sequence contains the following:
- a CDS encoding adenosinetriphosphatase, translating into MAEDREYDGYNPNPKRRRLDTPRQRFQNDSRTSTPHRAQSRYASTPPPRNIGPTEEDSKALDRDWYGGDEFGGHSFGDEAHNPFASYDSWEGQQQETARHEKMTSRFDARRDQRNRENDAWETNRMLQSGVAQRRDMTSDFIDDDDSIRVHLLVHDLRPPFLDGRTIFTKQLEPIPAVKDPQSHMAVFSRKGSKVVKEARQQRERQRQAKEATSMTGTTLGNIMGAKEEDGDSALPVPAEDNADPSERKGNKFSAHMKKADGASNFSQSKTLREQREYLPAFAVREDLLSVIRENQVVICVGETGSGKTTQLTQFLQEDGYGKTGMIGCTQPRRVAAMSVAKRVAEEMEVELGSTVGYAIRFEDCTSKETVIKYMTDGVLLRESLNEPDLDRYSCVIMDEAHERALNTDILMGLFKKILQRRRDLKLIVTSATMNSKRFSDFFGGAPEFIIPGRTFPVDVMFHRSPVEDYVDQAVHQVLSIHVSMGPGDILVFMTGQEDIEITCELIQKRLDALNDPPKLSILPIYSQMPADLQAKIFDKAAPGVRKCIVATNIAETSLTVDGIKYVVDAGYSKMKVYNPKIGMDTLQITPISQANASQRSGRAGRTGPGKAFRLYSEKEFKEDLYLQTIPEIQRTNLANTVLMLKSLGVKDLLDFDFMDPPPQDTITTSMFDLWALGALDNLGELTDLGRKMSAFPMDPSLAKLLITAEEYGCSEEMITIVSMLSVPNVFYRPKERQEEADAAREKFWVHESDHLTYLQVYTNWKANGYSDGWCVKHFLHPKSLRRAKEIREQLLDIVRMQKMELTSCGMDWDIVRKCICSGYYHQAAKYKGSGEYINLRTNLGVQLHPTSALYAGHPPDYIVYHELILTSKVYVSTVTAVDPHWLADLGGVFYSVKEKGYSVRDKRITETEFNRKMEIEAKMADDKRKDEERKQIEEDRTQKKSKKIGADGKKFVTQGAVKKPVIKRRGRGF
- a CDS encoding acylphosphatase, whose translation is MSKRVYFAVEGRVQGVGFRYFTQKKAQEYGVTGWCRNTKDEKVEGEAQASEEILSKFFKDVDNGPRSARVVRVSQEVRQIIEDENDFVVTR